One window of Candidatus Nitrosocosmicus arcticus genomic DNA carries:
- a CDS encoding DEAD/DEAH box helicase: MTELIYDKGTILLNGDFHTPYSVFDPRINKYRALGIYYPEIIHYFRRNKIDYIDKVQDYIIPLNKNQFSITKELRDYQKEALKRWITHNMKGCIILPTGAGKTIIALNAILKTNTSTLVIVPTLNLMEQWFEAMENILKVKNQIGKLGGGNEDIKSITITTYDSAYLKSSYLGNKFEFLIFDEVHHLASDKYSLIGEQFISPYRLGLTATIEREDRKHVNIYKLVGNIVFSKDFYELSQANHLAKFRLKKVKVNMLPDEISQYNRKIFQYNQLLKESKIFYPIRLEKLIILSANNINLRKALLLRNEAIDIALNSYAKIVELENILKHHIMDKIIIFTVHTKLAYSISDRFLIPVITHKTKNEERNEILEKFKKGLYRIIVATKVLDEGTDVPDANMGIILSGTGSKREFVQRLGRLLRPKMDVENVANLIEIISSDTSEIFTSNRRNKGINNKKQLIDKSDQ; encoded by the coding sequence TCAGTATTTGACCCTAGAATTAATAAATATCGAGCTCTAGGTATCTATTATCCAGAAATAATTCATTATTTCAGAAGAAATAAAATTGACTATATAGATAAAGTACAAGACTACATTATTCCGCTCAATAAGAACCAATTCAGTATCACTAAGGAATTAAGGGACTATCAAAAAGAAGCGTTGAAAAGATGGATAACACATAATATGAAAGGATGTATAATTCTACCGACTGGTGCAGGCAAAACAATAATTGCATTAAATGCGATATTGAAAACTAATACCTCAACGCTTGTAATAGTTCCTACATTAAATTTAATGGAACAATGGTTTGAAGCCATGGAAAATATCTTAAAGGTGAAGAACCAAATAGGCAAGCTTGGAGGAGGCAATGAAGACATAAAAAGTATTACCATTACAACATATGATTCAGCTTACTTAAAATCATCATATCTAGGTAACAAATTTGAATTCTTAATATTCGACGAAGTTCATCATCTGGCTTCTGATAAATATTCATTGATTGGAGAACAATTTATTTCTCCATATAGATTAGGTTTAACCGCAACAATAGAGCGAGAAGATCGCAAACATGTGAATATTTACAAATTAGTAGGAAATATAGTATTCAGTAAAGATTTTTATGAATTATCTCAAGCTAACCATCTAGCCAAATTTAGGTTGAAAAAAGTAAAAGTAAATATGTTACCAGACGAAATATCACAATATAACCGAAAAATTTTTCAATATAACCAGTTATTAAAAGAATCTAAGATCTTTTATCCTATAAGACTAGAAAAATTAATCATTCTATCTGCAAACAATATCAATCTTAGAAAGGCTTTACTTCTGAGAAATGAAGCTATAGATATAGCCCTAAATAGCTATGCTAAAATTGTAGAATTAGAAAACATCTTAAAACATCACATTATGGACAAAATAATCATTTTTACGGTTCATACTAAACTGGCTTATAGTATTTCAGACCGATTTTTGATTCCTGTCATAACACATAAGACAAAGAATGAAGAAAGGAATGAAATATTAGAAAAATTCAAGAAAGGACTATACAGAATTATAGTCGCCACCAAGGTTTTGGATGAAGGAACAGATGTTCCTGATGCTAACATGGGCATAATATTAAGTGGTACAGGAAGTAAAAGGGAATTTGTTCAACGACTAGGAAGATTACTCAGACCTAAAATGGATGTTGAAAACGTGGCTAATCTTATTGAAATAATTTCATCCGATACAAGTGAAATCTTCACTAGCAACAGAAGAAACAAAGGGATAAACAATAAAAAGCAATTAATAGATAAATCAGATCAATGA